TTGTCGTAAAGGGTCTGTGCGCTCATGATGGTTCTTTGCATTGGCAGTAGTTGGTTTGATGGCAGAATATTAGACGCATTAAAACTTTCTTGCAACAGATTTTGTCTAATTTTTTTAATTTCTTATATTGTTGACAATATTCTATAAAATTTTAGACATTTTGTATAATTTTTTAAACCTTTCCTTTTTTGCGCCGGTGCAAAAAGAAACTTGCCGACTCTTGAAAAAAGGCACTATTATTCACATATGTCCGAGAATTGCCCAACAAACAGAGGTTAGCAGTATGAAACTACCGGTTATCGCCAGCGAGCATTTGGCGCAGCTCCAATCATTTGAAGCGAAAATCCTAGCCAACCACACCAAAATCGAAAACTGGTTCCGTTTGCAATGGAGCCTGCACCGGCCGCCGTTTTACGGTTCGGTCGATATCCGCAATGCAGGTTATAAAATCTCTTCTATTGATATGAATCTGTTTCCGGGCGGCTTCAACAATCTGAATCCGAACTTTATCCCGCTGGCGGCGGTGGCGGCGCAAGATGCGGTGCAGCGTGCCTGCGAAGCGGCGAAATCAGTGCTGATTATTCCCGAAAACCATACCCGCAATACCTTTTATCTGCAAAACGTCTATGCGCTGGCTGAAATTTTACGCTCTGCAGGTTATGAAGTGCGCTTGGGCAGCTTGAATCCCGAAGTCACCGAGCCGGCCGAATTGCAGACGGCCTTGGGCAATACTATTTTGCTCGAGCCCTTGCTGCGCACCCGTGGGCGCGTCCATCTGGCCGACGGCTTCTCACCTTGCGTAGTCTTGCTGAACAACGACTTGTCGGCAGGTGTTCCGGAAATTTTAAAAGGCATTGAGCAAACCGTATTGCCGCCGCTGCACGGCGGTTGGACATCCCGCCGCAAGACGGCACACTTTGCCGCATACGACCAAGTGGCCGCCGATTTTGCCAAGTTAATCGACATCGACGAATGGGACATCAATCCTTACTTTGAAAAAATCAGCGGCTTGGATTTCCAAGAGCGCGAGGGCGAAGACGCATTGGCGGAAGCCGTAGAGCGCGTATTGGCGAAAATCCGGGCCAAATACGACGAAAAAGGCATCACCGACAAGCCGTTTGTGATTGTCAAGGCTGATGCGGGTACTTACGGCATGGGTGTGATGAGCGTGAAATCCGCCGACGAAGTGCGCGGACTCAACCGCAAAAACCGCAACAAAATGGCCAAAGTCAAAGAAGGCTTGGAAGTGACCGAAGTCATTGTCCAAGAAGGTATTTATACATACGAAACCTTAAACGGCGCAGTGTCCGAACCGGTTGTGTATATGATGGACCGGTTTGTCATCGGAGGCTTTTTCCGCGTACACGAAGGCCGAGGCGCGGATGAAAACCTGAATGCAGGCGGCATGGTGTTTGTGCCGCTTTCCAACAGCATTCCGACCGGCAACGGTGACGATTCGGAAGAGGCTCCCGAAGCCTGCAAACGCGTGTTCGAGCAATGGGATTCGCTCGGTATGCCCCGTTCCGGCAAAGACTGCGACATCGACAACGAACACAACCGGCTGTATGTGTACGGCGTAATGGCGCGCCTGTCGCTCTTGGCGGCGGCAATCGAATTGGAGCAAACCGCGCCGCAATCTTGAAATCAAACCGGTTTTAATCAAAGCCGACCGGCAAGGCCGTCTGAAAATTCCAAACAGATTTTCAGACGGCCTTCGGCGTATGGGGGAGGTAACGCAAATACAACCCGAATGCGCGTATTTATGATAAAATCAGCACAATTTTTTGCTATTCAGAAATACGGAAAATCATGACCGACGCAACTGTCCGAAACGACCATAAATTCGCACTCGAAACCCTGCCCGTCAGCCTTGAAGACGAAATGCGCAAATCCTATCTGGATTATGCGATGAGTGTGATTGTCGGCCGCGCGCTGCCCGATGTGCGCGACGGCCTCAAGCCCGTGCACCGCCGCGTACTGTATGCCATGCACGAGCTGAAAAACAACTGGAATTCCGCCTACAAAAAATCCGCCCGTATCGTCGGCGATGTGATCGGTAAATACCACCCCCACGGCGACTCCGCCGTTTACGACACCATCGTGCGCATGGCGCAGGATTTCTCCATGCGCTATATGCTGGTCGACGGCCAGGGCAACTTCGGTTCGGTTGACGGCGACGGCGCGGCGGCCATGCGTTACACCGAAATCCGGATGGCGAAAATCGCCCATGAAATGCTGGCCGACATTGAAGAAGAAACCGTCAACTTCGGCCCCAACTACGACGGCAGCGAGCATGAGCCGCTGGTATTGCCGACCCGTTTCCCCGCCTTGCTGATCAACGGCTCCTCCGGTATCGCCGTGGGCATGGCGACCAACATCCCGCCGCACAACCTGACCGATACCGTCAATGCCTGCCTTCAGCTTCTGGATGAGCCGGACACCGACATCGATGCGCTGATCAACACCATCAAAGCCCCCGATTTTCCGACCGGAGCCACCATCTATGGTATGAGCGGCGTGCGCGAAGGCTACAAAACCGGCCGCGGCCGCGTGGTGATGCGCGGCAAAACCCATATCGAAACCATCGGTAAAAACGGCGAACGCGAAGCCATCATCATCGACGAAATCCCCTATCAGGTAAACAAAGCCAAACTGGTGGAAAAAATCGGCGAGCTGGTGCGCGAAAAAGTGCTGGAAGGCATTGCCGACTTGCGCGACGAATCCGACAAATCGGGGATGCGCGTGGTCATCGAGCTCAAGCGCAACGAAAACGCCGAAGTGGTGCTCAACCAACTCTATAAAATGACCCAGCTGCAAGACAGCTTCGGCATCAACATGGTGGCACTGGTCGACGGCCAGCCGCGCCTGCTGAACCTCAAGCAGATTTTGGCCGAATTTTTGCGCCACCGCCGCGAAGTCGTCACCCGCCGCACGCTCTACCGCCTGAAAAAAGCACGCCACGAAGGCCATATTGCCGAGGGTAAAGCCGTTGCGTTGTCCAACATCGATGAAATGATCCGGCTTATTAAAGAATCCGCCGACGCGCCGGAAGCCAAAGGAAAGCTGTTGGCACGACCGTGGCAGTCCGGTCTGGTGGGCGAAATGCTCTCGCGCACCGATTTGGATATGCAGATGGCGCGCCCCGAAGGTCTGCCGCAGGGTTTGGGTTTGCAGGGAAGCGGTTATTTCCTGAGCGAAATCCAAGCCGATGCGATTTTACGCATGAGCCTGCGTAACCTGACCGGCCTCGACCAAGATACCATCGTCAACGATTACAAAACCATCATGGCGCAGATTATTGATTTCTTGGACATTCTCGCCAAGCCGGAGCGTATTACCACCATTATCCGCGAGGAATTGGAAGAAACCAAAAGCGCGTTCGGCGACGAACGCCGCAGCGAAATCAACCCGTTTGGCGGCGATATTGCCGATGAAGACCTGATTCCGCAACGCGAGATGGTGGTCACGCTGACGCACGGCGGTTACATCAAAACCCAGCCGACCACCGACTACCAGGCGCAACGTCGCGGCGGGCGCGGCAAACAGGCAGCGGCAACCAAAGACGAAGACTTTATCGAAACACTCTTTGTCGCCAATACCCATGATTATCTGATGTGTTTCACCAACTTCGGCAAATGCCATTGGATTAAGGTTTACAAATTGCCGGAAGGCGGGCGCAACAGCCGCGGTCGTCCGATTAACAACGTTATCCAACTCGAAGAAGGCGAAAAAGTCAGCGCGATTTTAGCGGTGCGCGAGTTCCCGGAAGACCAATATGTCTTCTTTGCCACGGCACACGGCATGGTGAAAAAAGTACAGCTTTCCGCCTTTAAAAACGTACGCGCGCAAGGCATTAAAGCCATCGCACTCAAAGAAGGCGACTATTTGGTCGGCGCGGCGCAAACGGGCGGTGCCGACGACATCATGCTGTTCTCCAACCTCGGCAAAGCCATCCGCTTCAACGAATACTGGGAAAAATCCGGCAGCGACGAAGCCGAAGACGCCGAAACTGAAAATGACGAAGAACTTTCAGACGGCCTGTCTGAAAACGAAGACGACAACAGTGAAGCCGTCGTCATCAGCGGCAAACACGGCGTGCGTCCGAGCGGGCGCGGCAGCGGCGGCCTGCGCGGTATGCGTCTGCCTGCCGACGGTAAAATCGTCAGCCTGATTACCTTTGCACCGGAATGCGAACAAAGCAACCTTCAAGTGCTCACCGCCACCGCCAACGGCTACGGCAAGCGCACTCCGATTGCGGATTACAGCCGTAAAAACAAAGGCGGCCAAGGCAATATCGCCATCAACACAGGCGAACGCAACGGCGATTTGGTCGCGGCAACGCTGGTAAGCGAAAGCGATGATTTGATGCTGATTACCAGCGGCGGCGTATTAATCCGCACCAAAGTCGAACAAATCCGCGAAACCGGCCGCGCCGCCGCAGGTGTGCGCCTGATTAATCTGGACGAAGGCGAAACGCTGGTCAGCTTGGAGCGGGTAGCGGAAGAACCTGACGAAGAAAATGCAGAGGAAAATATGATGGAAAATTCGGAATATACGGAATCTGCAAATAGTTCGGAAAATGTTTTATCCGAAGAAAGCGGTGAGGCGTAAGCTCAATATCCGATGAAAAGGCCGTCTGCAAAATTCATATATGGATTTGCAGACGGCCTTTGTTTATTATGTTGGTCGCGGCAACGCTGGTGAGCGAAAGTGGCGATTTGATGCTGATTACCAGCGGCGGCGTATTAATCCGCACCAAAGTCGAGCAAATCCGCGAAACCGGCCGCGCCGCCGCAGGTGTGCGCCTGATTAATCTGGACGAAGGCGAAACGCTGGTCAGCTTGGAGCGGGTGGCGGAAGAGCCCGACGAAGAAAATGCAGAGGAAAATATGATGGAAAATTCGGAATATACGGAATCTGCAAATAGTTCGGAAAATGTTTTATCCGAAGAAAACGGTGAAGCGTAAGCTCAATATCCGATGAAAAGGCCGTCTGCAAAATTCATATATGGATTTGCAGACGGCCTTTGTTTATTATGATTGTTTGGATTGATGGTCAAATAACCCGGAATGAGACAAGGTGTGGCAACGCCGTGTTATTCCGTGCTAATTAATCATAAACATAGTCTTTTAAAATAAGAATGATACTGCGTTGCTTTGCCTTGTCGTACTATCTGTACTGTCTGCGGCTTCGCTGCCTTGTCTCATTCTCATTTTATTCGACTATAAAAATGAAGCGGACAGGCCGTGCGCGTATGATGGACGTACCGGCCGTTGTATCGAACCAAACAGAACGATGATTTTTATGCAGTGGTATCAGAGTAGAGCGATACGATGGTTTCTGCTGCCTTAACGCAGCTTTCTACATCAGCAACCAATGCAATGCGGACATAGCCTTCTCCCGGGTTGCCGCTTGCGGTCATACGGGCGAGGAAGCGGCCGGGTAAAACTTGAATGGCGGCCTGCTGCCATAATTTTTTGGCAAAGGCCAAATCATCGCCGTCGGGTATTTTTAACCAGATATAGAATGAAGCATCAGGTGTTTTAACGTCAAACTTCTGCCGGAGAATCGGGATAACTTTGTCGAATTTTTCCTGATACAAGTGGCGGTTTTCAATCACATGGGGTTCATCGTTCCAAGCTGCGATGCTGGCGCGTTGCACGGGAATACTCATGGCGCTGCCGTGGTAGGTGCGGTAAAGCAGGAAGTTTTTTAGCAGTTCCGCATCTCCGGCAACAAAGCCGGAGCGCAAACCGGGAACATTGGAGCGCTTCGACAGGCTGGTAAACATCACTAAGCCTTTGTTGCTGCGGCCCAGTTCGGCAGCGGCTTGCAGACAGCCGATGGGTTTGTTGCCGTCGAAATAAATTTCGGAATAGCATTCATCAGAAGCGATCACAAAGCCATAGCGGTCTTGCAGGGCGAAAATCTCCTGCCAGTCTTCCCGTTTCAATACACTACCGCTTGGGTTGTTGGGTGAGCAGAGAATAACGATTTTGGTGCGCTTCCAAATATCTTCGCTGATACTGCGCCAATCGGGGTTGAATGCCGGAGCAGGGCAGTTGGCAAAATGGATTTCACCGCCACCAAGCAAGGTTGCTCCTTCATAGATTTGATAAAACGGATTGGGGCTGATGACAACGGGTTTGCTGCCGTCTGTAACAGGGTCCAGTACGGTTTGGATAAAGGAAAACAGGGCCTCCCGACTGCCTAAAACCGGGAGGATTTCGGTATTCGGGCAGATTTTCAGGCCGTCATACCGACGGCAAATCCAGTCGGCACAGGCTTGGCGCAATTCGGGCAGTCCTGCAGTCAGGGGGTAGGCGGAAAGTTCGGCAAGTGAAGAGGCCAAGGCCTCGGTAACGACTTTCGGCGTAGCGTGTTTGGGTTCGCCGATGTGCAGGGGAACGGGCGTTATGCCTTCAGGTGCATCAAGTCCCTGCATGGCTTCGCGCAGACGTGCAAACGGATAGGGTTGCAGTTGTTCGAGTAAAGAGTTCATAAAGCGGTATCCAAGCGGAAAATCAACGGTATCTTAGCATTTTTTCAGACGGCTTTGTTGGCAAATTATATAAGCATCGAAAATGCAGACGGCATTTTGGAAAAGGCCGTCTGCAAAATAGCGTTTGCGTGAGGTTGTTGCGGCCTCCGTATGCTGTGCAAATCCCGTATCAACGGCATTTTGCTGCTGGATTTTCCAATATTCGGCATGGTATAATTCGGCGTATCTTGCACAAACTGGAAAGCCCGAGCATCATGCGTATCGTAGAAAAAGCCTATACTTTTGACGACGTTTTACTGGTTCCTGCACATTCAACCGTGCTGCCGCGCGACGTCACGCTTCAAACCAAACTCACCCGCGAAATTTCGCTCAACGCCCCTTTACTTTCCGCTGCAATGGATACTGTAACCGAAGCGCGCTTGGCCATTTCCATGGCTCAGGAAGGCGGCATCGGCATCATCCATAAAAACATGCCTCCCGAATTGCAGGCGCGTGCCGTTTCCAAGGTAAAACGCCACGAAAGCGGTGTGGTAAAAGATCCCGTTACCGTTGCGCCGGATGTTTTGATTGGTGATTTGTTGAAGATGCGTGCCGAGCGCAAGCGCAAAATGTCGGGCTTGCCGGTAGTGGAAAACGGTAAGGTGGTGGGCATTGTAACCAACCGTGATTTGCGTTTTGAAAGCCGTCTGGATCTGCCGGTTTCGGCGATTATGACACCCCGCGAGCGTTTGGTTACCGTTGCCGAAGGTACCAGTATCGATGAGGCGCGGGAATTGATGCACCGGCACAAAGTCGAACGTGTATTGGTTTTGAATGCCAAAGACGAGTTGAAAGGCTTGATTACGGTAAAAGATATTATCAAAACCACCGAATTTCCGAATGCCAATAAAGATTCGGAAGGCCGTCTGCGCGTCGGTGCGGCAGTCGGTACCGGCGGCGATACCGAGGAGCGCGTGCGCGCGCTGGTTGAAGCCGGTGTGGATGTCATCGTGGTGGATACTGCACACGGCCACAGCCAAGGCGTACTCGACCGCGTGAAATGGGTCAAACAAAACTTCCCGCAAGTTCAGGTTATCGGCGGTAATATTGCAACCGCCAAAGCAGCCTTGGATTTGGTGGCTGCCGGTGCGGATGCCGTAAAAGTAGGTATCGGTCCGGGTTCGATTTGTACCACCCGTATCGTGGCAGGCGTGGGTGTGCCCCAACTGACTGCGATTCATAATGTTGCCGAAGCCTTGAAAGGTACCGGCGTGCCCCTGATTGCCGACGGCGGCATCCGTTTCTCAGGCGATATTGCCAAAGCCTTGGCCGCCGGCGCATATTGCGTGATGCTGGGCGGAATGTTTGCGGGCACGGAAGAAGCACCGGGCGAAATCGAGCTGTACCAAGGCCGCTCTTATAAATCTTACCGCGGCATGGGTTCGTTGGGTGCGATGAGCCAAGGTTCTGCCGACCGTTATTTCCAAGACAAGACGGACAGTACCGATAAATATGTGCCGGAGGGCATCGAAGGCCGCGTACCGTTTAAAGGTCCGATTATCAACATTATCCATCAGTTGCTTGGCGGCCTGCGTTCCAGCATGGGCTATTTGGGTTGTGCCAGCATTTCGGAAATGCACGAAAAAGCCGAGTTTGTGGAAATTACCTCTGCCGGTATGAGTGAATCCCACGTTCATGATGTGCAGATTACCAAAGAAGCACCTAATTACCACCGTTGATATGAGTAAGGCCGTCTGCAAATCCGGAAAAGGGTTTCAGACGGCCTGCTGATGTACTGAACATTTCAGGTTCGGAATTTATTCAGATGGTCTGAATGAGGCCGGCAAACCGGTTTTTATAGTCATTTGACGCAGAATGATACGGCGTTGCCGCGCCTTTCCGCACCACCTGTATTGCCTGCGGCTTTGCCGCCTTGTTTCATTCTGTGTTATTCGGCTGTATCATAGCCGGTAATTTTATTTTTCCCTTTCTTTGGAGAGTTTTCATGAGCGCAATCGTTGATATTTTTGCCCGCGAAATTTTGGACTCACGCGGTAATCCGACCGTTGAGTGTGACGTATTGTTGGAATCGGGCGTGATGGGGCGTGCAGCCGTGCCGAGCGGTGCATCAACCGGCCAAAAAGAGGCTTTGGAGCTTCGCGACGGCGATAAAGGCCGCTATTTGGGTAAAGGTGTCTTGACTGCGGTGGAACATGTAAACAATGAAATCGCCCAAGCATTAATCGGCGTAGATGCCAGCGAACAGTCTTATATCGACCAAATCATGATTGAATTGGACGGTACCGACAACAAAGGCCGCTTGGGTGCGAATGCGACTCTGGCGGTTTCCATGGCGGTTGCCCGTGCGGCAGCCGAAGATGCGGGTCTGCCGCTCTACCGTTATTTGGGCGGCGCAGGCCCGATGGCATTGCCGGTGCCGATGATGAATGTCATCAATGGCGGCGAACATGCCAACAATACTTTGAATATTCAAGAATTCATGATTATGCCCGTGGACGCGAAATCATTCCGTGAAGCTTTGCGTTGCGGTGCCGAAGTGTTCCACGCGCTGAAAAAACTGTGTGATGCCAAAGGTTTCCCGACTACCGTCGGCGACGAAGGCGGTTTCGCACCTAACCTGAATACCCATAAAGAAGCTTTGGAGCTGATTTCCGAAGCCGTTAAAGCAGCGGGTTACGTTCCGGGCGAAGACGTATTGTTTGCTCTGGACTGTGCTTCCAGCGAATTCTATAAAGACGGCAAATACCACTTGGAAGCCGAAGGTGTGGCTTTGAGCAGTGCCGAGTTTGCCGATTATCTGGCCGGTTTGGTTGCCGAATTCCCGATTATCTCCATCGAAGACGGTATGGACGAAAACGACTGGGAAGGTTGGAAACTGCTGACTGAAAAACTGGGCGGCAAAGTCCAATTGGTCGGCGATGATTTGTTTGTGACCAATCCGAAAATCTTGGCAGAAGGCATTGAAAAAGGCGTGGCCAATGCCTTGCTGGTGAAAGTAAACCAAATTGGTACCTTGAGCGAAACCCTGAAAGCAGTGGAACTGGCCAAACGCAACCGTTATACCAGCGTAATGAGCCACCGTTCGGGCGAAACCGAAGACAGCACCATCGCCGATTTGGCCGTTGCCACCAACTGCATGCAGATTAAAACCGGTTCGTTGAGCCGTTCCGACCGTATGGCGAAATACAACCAACTGCTGCGTATCGAAGAAGAACTCGCCGAAGCCGCATACTACCCGGGTAAAGCCGCGTTTTATCAGTTAGGCAAATAATCAGCCGCAGCCAAGGCGGCAGAAAACAGAGTAAAGGGCGCGGACAAACCGTCCGCGTTCCTTTTTATGGTTTGAAGAGTTGTGCAACTTTCGGAATATTCCACCGGCCAATGCAGAGTAATAAAGTATGAAGTGGGTAACTGTTGTTTTATCGATTGCTATCGTGTATTTCCAATATAGCCTTTGGTTTGGTAAAGGCAGTGTAGGGCATACGAAAGAATTGCAAGAGCAACTCATATTGCAGACCGAAAAAAACCAAACGCTTGTTTTGCGAAATAATTTTCTGGCGGCAGAAGTAAACGACTTGGCAAACGGGCAAGAGGCCATTTCAGAAATTGCCCGGGTGGAATTAGGTTATGTTCAAGAAGGCGAGACGTATTACCGCTTTGTCGAACATAAGCGTTGATGATAAAAAGTCGTCTGCGGCGTATTTGCAGACGGCTTTTTTACCGATTCGGTTTCAAAATGGCAGTATAAAAACGGAAGCCGTTATATTTTAATATGGTCAATACCTTATCTGCCATACAATATATGCAGCAGGTATGAAAACAGGCGGAAATACCGTGTCAGACAAATCACAGCCTTTCGATCTCGATATTTTTCTCCGAAACCTCCCCGCATTGCCGGGCGTGTACCGCATGTTTGATTCGGATAACAATGTGTTATACGTTGGAAAAGCCGTTAATCTCAAGAGACGGGTATCGAGTTATTTTCAGAAAAACGATCTTTCGCCACGTATCCGTTTAATGCTGAAACAGGTGCACCACATCGAAACCACCATTACCCGCAGTGAAGCCGAAGCCTTGATTTTGGAAAATAATTTCATCAAAGCATTGGCTCCGAAATACAATATTCTGTTTCGAGACGATAAAAGCTATCCTTATCTGATGCTTTCAGGGCATGAATTTCCGCAAATGGCCTATTATCGTGGCGCACTTAAAAAACCGAACCAATATTTCGGTCCTTATCCCAATGGCTATGCCGTGCGTGACAGCATTCAGATTCTGCAGAGGGTATTCAAGTTGCGGACCTGTGAAGACAGTGTATTCGAACATCGCGACCGTGCTTGTTTGCTGTATCAGATTAAGCGGTGTTCCGGCCCTTGTGTCGGTCATATTTCCGCCGAGGATTACCGGGCCAATGTTGCTGAAGCCGCAACGTTTCTCAATGGCAAAACCGATGAGCTGATTCAGATTTTGCACCATAAAATGAATCAGGCGGCCGCCGCACTGCAATTTGAAGAAGCGGCGCGTTTCCGGGATCAGATACAGGCTTTGGGTCTGATGCAGAGCCAGCAGTTTATCGACAGTAAAAATCCCAACAATCCCAATGATATAGACTTACTCGCCCTTGCCGTTGCAGACGGCCTTGTCTGCGTTCATTGGGTCAGCATACGCGGTGGGCGGCACGTCGGCGACAAAAGTTTCTTTCCCGATGTCAAAGACGATCCCGAGCCAAACGGGCAGGATTATGCGGAAGCCTTTGTGGCACAACATTATCTCGGCAAAACGAAACCCGATGTCATCATCAGCAATTTCAGCATACCCGAAGCCATTCAGACGGCATTGAACAGCGAACACGGCAAACAGATTCAATTTGTGCATAAAACCATCGGGGAGCGCAAAGTATGGTTGAAAATGGCGGAGCAAAACGCCCGTGTCGCGATTGAGCAGCGGCATCAGCAGCAGAGCAGCCAGCAACACCGCATCAATGAATTGGCACGGATTCTCAATATGGATTCAGACAGCCTCAACCGCTTGGAATGTTTCGACATCAGCCATACCCAAGGCGAGGCCACCATTGCCAGTTGCGTGGTTTATGACGAACAAAATATCCAACCTTCGCAATACCGCCGCTACAATATTACCACTGCCAAAGCAGGGGACGACTATGCCGCCATGCGTGAAGTATTGCGGCGGCGGTACGGTAAAATGCAGGAGGCCGAGGCAAATGGCGAAACAGTAAAATGGCCGGATGTTGTATTGATTGACGGTGGCAAAGGGCAAATCGGAGTAGCCGTCGATGTTTGGGAAGAACTCGGATTGCACATCCCCTTGGTCGGAATTGCCAAAGGTCCCGAGCGCAAGGCAGGATTGGAAGAATTGATTCTTCCGTTTAGCGGAGAGACCTTCCGTCTGCCGCCGCACAGCCCCGCATTGCATCTTTTGCAAACCGTGCGCGATGAGTCCCACCGTTTCGCCATTACCGGACACCGTAAAAAGCGCGATAAATCCCGTGTAACCTCATCTCTTAACGATATTGAAGGCATCGGT
The nucleotide sequence above comes from Neisseria animalis. Encoded proteins:
- the gshA gene encoding glutamate--cysteine ligase, translated to MKLPVIASEHLAQLQSFEAKILANHTKIENWFRLQWSLHRPPFYGSVDIRNAGYKISSIDMNLFPGGFNNLNPNFIPLAAVAAQDAVQRACEAAKSVLIIPENHTRNTFYLQNVYALAEILRSAGYEVRLGSLNPEVTEPAELQTALGNTILLEPLLRTRGRVHLADGFSPCVVLLNNDLSAGVPEILKGIEQTVLPPLHGGWTSRRKTAHFAAYDQVAADFAKLIDIDEWDINPYFEKISGLDFQEREGEDALAEAVERVLAKIRAKYDEKGITDKPFVIVKADAGTYGMGVMSVKSADEVRGLNRKNRNKMAKVKEGLEVTEVIVQEGIYTYETLNGAVSEPVVYMMDRFVIGGFFRVHEGRGADENLNAGGMVFVPLSNSIPTGNGDDSEEAPEACKRVFEQWDSLGMPRSGKDCDIDNEHNRLYVYGVMARLSLLAAAIELEQTAPQS
- the gyrA gene encoding DNA gyrase subunit A; amino-acid sequence: MTDATVRNDHKFALETLPVSLEDEMRKSYLDYAMSVIVGRALPDVRDGLKPVHRRVLYAMHELKNNWNSAYKKSARIVGDVIGKYHPHGDSAVYDTIVRMAQDFSMRYMLVDGQGNFGSVDGDGAAAMRYTEIRMAKIAHEMLADIEEETVNFGPNYDGSEHEPLVLPTRFPALLINGSSGIAVGMATNIPPHNLTDTVNACLQLLDEPDTDIDALINTIKAPDFPTGATIYGMSGVREGYKTGRGRVVMRGKTHIETIGKNGEREAIIIDEIPYQVNKAKLVEKIGELVREKVLEGIADLRDESDKSGMRVVIELKRNENAEVVLNQLYKMTQLQDSFGINMVALVDGQPRLLNLKQILAEFLRHRREVVTRRTLYRLKKARHEGHIAEGKAVALSNIDEMIRLIKESADAPEAKGKLLARPWQSGLVGEMLSRTDLDMQMARPEGLPQGLGLQGSGYFLSEIQADAILRMSLRNLTGLDQDTIVNDYKTIMAQIIDFLDILAKPERITTIIREELEETKSAFGDERRSEINPFGGDIADEDLIPQREMVVTLTHGGYIKTQPTTDYQAQRRGGRGKQAAATKDEDFIETLFVANTHDYLMCFTNFGKCHWIKVYKLPEGGRNSRGRPINNVIQLEEGEKVSAILAVREFPEDQYVFFATAHGMVKKVQLSAFKNVRAQGIKAIALKEGDYLVGAAQTGGADDIMLFSNLGKAIRFNEYWEKSGSDEAEDAETENDEELSDGLSENEDDNSEAVVISGKHGVRPSGRGSGGLRGMRLPADGKIVSLITFAPECEQSNLQVLTATANGYGKRTPIADYSRKNKGGQGNIAINTGERNGDLVAATLVSESDDLMLITSGGVLIRTKVEQIRETGRAAAGVRLINLDEGETLVSLERVAEEPDEENAEENMMENSEYTESANSSENVLSEESGEA
- the dapC gene encoding succinyldiaminopimelate transaminase; its protein translation is MNSLLEQLQPYPFARLREAMQGLDAPEGITPVPLHIGEPKHATPKVVTEALASSLAELSAYPLTAGLPELRQACADWICRRYDGLKICPNTEILPVLGSREALFSFIQTVLDPVTDGSKPVVISPNPFYQIYEGATLLGGGEIHFANCPAPAFNPDWRSISEDIWKRTKIVILCSPNNPSGSVLKREDWQEIFALQDRYGFVIASDECYSEIYFDGNKPIGCLQAAAELGRSNKGLVMFTSLSKRSNVPGLRSGFVAGDAELLKNFLLYRTYHGSAMSIPVQRASIAAWNDEPHVIENRHLYQEKFDKVIPILRQKFDVKTPDASFYIWLKIPDGDDLAFAKKLWQQAAIQVLPGRFLARMTASGNPGEGYVRIALVADVESCVKAAETIVSLYSDTTA
- the guaB gene encoding IMP dehydrogenase, with the protein product MRIVEKAYTFDDVLLVPAHSTVLPRDVTLQTKLTREISLNAPLLSAAMDTVTEARLAISMAQEGGIGIIHKNMPPELQARAVSKVKRHESGVVKDPVTVAPDVLIGDLLKMRAERKRKMSGLPVVENGKVVGIVTNRDLRFESRLDLPVSAIMTPRERLVTVAEGTSIDEARELMHRHKVERVLVLNAKDELKGLITVKDIIKTTEFPNANKDSEGRLRVGAAVGTGGDTEERVRALVEAGVDVIVVDTAHGHSQGVLDRVKWVKQNFPQVQVIGGNIATAKAALDLVAAGADAVKVGIGPGSICTTRIVAGVGVPQLTAIHNVAEALKGTGVPLIADGGIRFSGDIAKALAAGAYCVMLGGMFAGTEEAPGEIELYQGRSYKSYRGMGSLGAMSQGSADRYFQDKTDSTDKYVPEGIEGRVPFKGPIINIIHQLLGGLRSSMGYLGCASISEMHEKAEFVEITSAGMSESHVHDVQITKEAPNYHR
- the eno gene encoding phosphopyruvate hydratase, with amino-acid sequence MSAIVDIFAREILDSRGNPTVECDVLLESGVMGRAAVPSGASTGQKEALELRDGDKGRYLGKGVLTAVEHVNNEIAQALIGVDASEQSYIDQIMIELDGTDNKGRLGANATLAVSMAVARAAAEDAGLPLYRYLGGAGPMALPVPMMNVINGGEHANNTLNIQEFMIMPVDAKSFREALRCGAEVFHALKKLCDAKGFPTTVGDEGGFAPNLNTHKEALELISEAVKAAGYVPGEDVLFALDCASSEFYKDGKYHLEAEGVALSSAEFADYLAGLVAEFPIISIEDGMDENDWEGWKLLTEKLGGKVQLVGDDLFVTNPKILAEGIEKGVANALLVKVNQIGTLSETLKAVELAKRNRYTSVMSHRSGETEDSTIADLAVATNCMQIKTGSLSRSDRMAKYNQLLRIEEELAEAAYYPGKAAFYQLGK
- the ftsB gene encoding cell division protein FtsB, producing the protein MKWVTVVLSIAIVYFQYSLWFGKGSVGHTKELQEQLILQTEKNQTLVLRNNFLAAEVNDLANGQEAISEIARVELGYVQEGETYYRFVEHKR
- the uvrC gene encoding excinuclease ABC subunit UvrC, whose translation is MSDKSQPFDLDIFLRNLPALPGVYRMFDSDNNVLYVGKAVNLKRRVSSYFQKNDLSPRIRLMLKQVHHIETTITRSEAEALILENNFIKALAPKYNILFRDDKSYPYLMLSGHEFPQMAYYRGALKKPNQYFGPYPNGYAVRDSIQILQRVFKLRTCEDSVFEHRDRACLLYQIKRCSGPCVGHISAEDYRANVAEAATFLNGKTDELIQILHHKMNQAAAALQFEEAARFRDQIQALGLMQSQQFIDSKNPNNPNDIDLLALAVADGLVCVHWVSIRGGRHVGDKSFFPDVKDDPEPNGQDYAEAFVAQHYLGKTKPDVIISNFSIPEAIQTALNSEHGKQIQFVHKTIGERKVWLKMAEQNARVAIEQRHQQQSSQQHRINELARILNMDSDSLNRLECFDISHTQGEATIASCVVYDEQNIQPSQYRRYNITTAKAGDDYAAMREVLRRRYGKMQEAEANGETVKWPDVVLIDGGKGQIGVAVDVWEELGLHIPLVGIAKGPERKAGLEELILPFSGETFRLPPHSPALHLLQTVRDESHRFAITGHRKKRDKSRVTSSLNDIEGIGPKRKKALFTRFGGLRGLMAASKEDLAQVEGISTALAEKIYDYLH